A genomic stretch from Rubripirellula reticaptiva includes:
- a CDS encoding sulfatase-like hydrolase/transferase: MTSIKKLCVLASLRETFFLLCITLLLSAASRAADRPNIVFMMSDDQAWNGLSVPMHPDLDWSKSSIVDTPNLEKLAAQGMRFSAAYAPASVCSPTRISLQTGKSPAAMHWTKAAPAEEGHKMVEPRNIRSIPASEITIGELLQSAGYATAHYGKWHINGGGPAANGYDEGDGDIGNEYAHDYGDPNPADIFGMADRAVAFMRKNKEAGKPFFVQMSWHALHAPQNAMKTTLAKYAQKMGSSVDDKRVGSAAIAENLDTGVGIVVDAIDLLGLADNTFVIYMSDNGSGGGGGGKGGGKRGGLAGGKGGVWEGGIRSPMIVRGPGVPADSWCHERVVGYDFFPTYCEWAGIPSSKLPRDIEGGSLANLLDDGKGNVKRPREEMVFHFPHYQGGDGPHSALFLGNRKLMKFYEDGRLALFDIAADISEQNDLSKQLPQMVKELDSLLVRHLDDIDAQMATQNPQYDPVNPPVARKGGGGGNKTEKNKKPNPNRREKR; this comes from the coding sequence ATGACCTCGATAAAGAAACTTTGCGTCCTTGCATCTTTGCGTGAGACATTTTTTCTACTTTGTATCACGTTGCTCTTATCGGCAGCCTCACGTGCCGCTGATCGTCCGAACATCGTGTTCATGATGTCCGACGATCAGGCGTGGAATGGACTTTCTGTACCCATGCACCCCGATCTGGATTGGTCGAAGAGTTCCATCGTCGACACTCCCAATCTCGAAAAGCTAGCCGCACAAGGCATGCGGTTTTCAGCGGCGTATGCGCCGGCATCGGTCTGTTCGCCAACTCGAATCAGTCTGCAAACAGGAAAGAGTCCTGCTGCCATGCACTGGACGAAGGCAGCGCCAGCTGAAGAAGGTCACAAGATGGTTGAACCTCGCAATATTCGCTCGATTCCTGCTTCGGAAATCACCATCGGCGAACTTCTGCAGTCTGCTGGTTATGCGACCGCTCATTATGGAAAGTGGCATATAAACGGCGGAGGACCTGCAGCGAATGGCTATGACGAGGGCGATGGCGACATCGGCAACGAGTACGCTCACGACTACGGCGATCCGAACCCTGCGGACATCTTCGGCATGGCAGATCGTGCTGTGGCTTTCATGAGAAAAAACAAGGAGGCTGGCAAGCCGTTCTTCGTTCAAATGTCGTGGCACGCATTACACGCTCCGCAGAATGCGATGAAGACCACTCTGGCCAAGTACGCTCAGAAAATGGGTAGCAGTGTCGACGACAAACGAGTCGGCAGTGCGGCGATCGCAGAGAATCTGGACACCGGAGTTGGCATTGTCGTCGATGCGATCGATCTTTTGGGACTCGCCGACAATACCTTCGTGATTTACATGTCCGACAATGGCAGTGGCGGCGGGGGTGGTGGCAAAGGAGGAGGCAAACGTGGCGGTCTGGCCGGTGGCAAGGGTGGCGTGTGGGAAGGCGGCATTCGTAGTCCCATGATCGTCCGCGGTCCCGGTGTGCCAGCAGATTCATGGTGCCACGAACGAGTCGTCGGCTATGACTTTTTTCCCACGTACTGTGAATGGGCTGGGATTCCATCGTCGAAGCTGCCACGAGACATAGAAGGTGGCAGTCTCGCCAACTTGCTGGATGATGGCAAAGGCAACGTGAAACGCCCTCGTGAAGAAATGGTGTTTCATTTCCCGCATTATCAAGGTGGTGACGGACCGCATTCGGCGTTATTCCTCGGCAATCGCAAACTGATGAAGTTCTACGAGGACGGCCGCCTCGCGTTGTTCGACATTGCAGCAGACATCTCCGAACAAAACGATCTGTCGAAACAGTTGCCTCAGATGGTGAAAGAACTGGACAGCTTACTGGTAAGGCATCTCGACGATATTGACGCCCAAATGGCGACTCAAAACCCGCAATACGACCCAGTTAATCCACCAGTCGCACGCAAGGGCGGCGGTGGTGGAAACAAAACGGAAAAAAACAAGAAACCAAATCCGAACAGAAGGGAAAAGCGATGA
- a CDS encoding transposase has translation MGQSLVQIYVHIVFSIKYRKALLRDAESRKRMHAYLAGVCGNQKCPAVIVGGVEDHVHLLCRLGKTIDIAKLIRELKKDSSEWAKTELKIGNFYWQTG, from the coding sequence ATGGGTCAATCTCTCGTTCAGATTTATGTTCACATTGTATTTTCAATAAAGTACCGAAAAGCGTTGCTACGGGATGCCGAATCCCGGAAGCGAATGCATGCGTACCTCGCCGGTGTATGTGGCAACCAAAAATGTCCAGCCGTCATCGTCGGTGGAGTGGAAGATCATGTTCATCTTCTGTGTCGGTTGGGGAAGACGATCGATATCGCAAAGTTGATCCGTGAACTGAAGAAGGATTCCTCTGAATGGGCGAAGACCGAATTGAAGATTGGAAACTTCTATTGGCAAACGGGATAA
- a CDS encoding YHYH protein produces the protein MNAVQYEVVDVLRGIDREVVQQHSPGSRSAPRVCKRNMPGTSAGFNNQRPNPAKDCATPLGLKLDSLSLPRVRFATLGFVVERLQRRFAIAAALLLITALTDRTANAHEGHSHAPLPEAKQKIVQLNTEPPKHHFVVFQNGAEATVPELAKLFQPFEKTVNVRFDNDFLFVESNGMPEHPMMIGITAWQQQVPLPQAYFGDNAYRIPLHPVPAKNPMSTKEHFFRGAIAVAVNGIPIFNPIKNDGKTDTLQAGELDQWGGHCGRADDYHYHIAPVHLEKIVGAGSAVAVALDGYPIYGYNDPNGQPPTDLDWLNGHKGPDGKYHYHATKTFPYLNGGFYGEVVERDGQVDPQPRARPLRPSLSGLRGAKINGFESPKRGSYVLLYDVDGDKRSINYTVADDGSARFNFVSQQGTKTETYTPREGGGAGGGDRNGAPSPDEKRPPQGDRPANQPNGQRGGGGGQGGQREGGSGRQGGGQGSGGQQQGGGQRQGGGGNPFLQALDANRDGILDKAEIQNATTALLTLDKNKDGQISGEELRGPGGGQADRPDQAGGPNVGGPNAGGPNAGGQRGPQPGDGPRQPWILVHADEIDLDKNKIISRDEIVGEATKAFDGYDADKDDTLTDAELNSRGGSRSAMGGFLKGHMKEIDRDGDGILTRAEAVGNAERMFAKMDTNGDGNISAEEMEASRRE, from the coding sequence ATGAATGCTGTCCAGTATGAAGTCGTTGACGTTCTACGTGGAATCGACCGCGAAGTGGTGCAACAACACAGCCCGGGATCGCGCAGCGCACCCCGCGTATGTAAGCGAAATATGCCCGGAACCTCAGCGGGGTTCAACAACCAACGGCCCAATCCAGCGAAGGATTGTGCAACCCCGTTGGGGTTGAAGTTGGATTCACTATCGTTACCCAGGGTGCGCTTCGCGACCCTGGGCTTTGTTGTTGAACGCCTTCAGCGTCGGTTCGCCATCGCTGCTGCTCTGTTGTTGATCACAGCGTTGACAGACCGCACCGCCAACGCTCACGAGGGCCATTCACACGCACCTTTGCCTGAAGCAAAACAGAAAATCGTTCAGCTCAACACAGAGCCGCCGAAGCATCATTTCGTCGTATTTCAAAACGGGGCGGAAGCAACCGTGCCCGAGCTGGCCAAGCTGTTTCAACCATTCGAGAAAACCGTAAACGTTCGGTTCGACAATGATTTCCTCTTCGTTGAATCCAATGGCATGCCAGAGCATCCGATGATGATCGGCATTACCGCTTGGCAACAACAAGTACCGTTACCGCAGGCGTATTTCGGTGACAATGCTTATCGAATTCCGTTGCATCCGGTGCCAGCGAAGAATCCGATGTCAACGAAGGAGCATTTCTTTCGTGGGGCGATTGCTGTCGCGGTCAACGGGATACCGATCTTCAATCCGATCAAGAACGATGGCAAAACGGATACGTTGCAAGCCGGTGAACTTGACCAATGGGGTGGGCACTGTGGTCGAGCCGACGACTACCACTATCACATCGCTCCGGTTCATTTGGAGAAGATCGTTGGTGCGGGTAGCGCCGTGGCAGTCGCTCTGGATGGCTATCCAATCTACGGCTACAACGACCCGAATGGACAGCCTCCCACGGACCTCGATTGGTTGAACGGCCACAAAGGTCCCGATGGCAAGTATCACTACCACGCAACAAAAACATTCCCTTATTTGAACGGGGGATTTTATGGCGAGGTTGTCGAACGAGACGGGCAAGTTGATCCGCAGCCACGAGCTCGACCTTTGCGACCGTCACTGTCCGGACTCAGGGGTGCCAAGATCAACGGCTTTGAGAGTCCAAAGCGGGGCAGCTATGTGTTGCTCTACGATGTCGATGGCGACAAAAGGTCGATCAACTACACCGTCGCCGATGACGGGTCAGCAAGGTTCAATTTTGTATCGCAGCAAGGTACGAAAACCGAAACGTATACACCGCGTGAAGGCGGCGGTGCCGGTGGAGGCGACCGTAATGGAGCGCCGTCTCCTGATGAAAAACGTCCACCGCAAGGCGACCGACCGGCCAACCAGCCCAACGGTCAGCGTGGGGGCGGCGGTGGCCAAGGAGGTCAGCGAGAAGGTGGCAGCGGCCGCCAAGGCGGCGGTCAAGGCAGCGGAGGGCAACAGCAAGGCGGCGGTCAGCGACAGGGTGGAGGAGGCAATCCGTTTCTTCAAGCACTTGACGCCAACCGCGACGGAATCCTCGACAAAGCCGAGATACAGAACGCAACAACCGCACTTCTCACTCTCGATAAAAACAAAGACGGACAAATCTCCGGCGAAGAACTCCGTGGCCCCGGTGGTGGACAAGCCGATCGCCCCGATCAAGCGGGCGGCCCAAATGTAGGCGGCCCGAATGCGGGTGGTCCAAACGCTGGTGGACAGCGCGGACCACAACCCGGTGATGGTCCACGTCAACCTTGGATTCTGGTTCATGCCGACGAAATCGATCTCGACAAGAACAAGATCATCAGTCGCGATGAAATCGTTGGTGAAGCGACCAAGGCTTTCGATGGTTACGACGCCGACAAAGACGACACGCTGACCGATGCCGAATTGAACAGTCGCGGCGGATCACGCAGCGCCATGGGCGGCTTTCTGAAAGGTCACATGAAAGAAATCGATCGCGACGGCGACGGCATCCTGACTCGAGCGGAAGCCGTCGGCAACGCCGAACGCATGTTCGCCAAGATGGATACCAACGGTGACGGGAATATTTCAGCCGAAGAAATGGAAGCCTCACGGCGAGAATAA
- a CDS encoding HlyD family secretion protein, with protein sequence MNRFVSKTRWLTRYVLPTIILVGSAVAFYPMGSTPEVPRKPKTAIKATVVEVAEIHALDGPLTIETTGEVVLHRVLSIASEVEGRIVFKHPNLRVGEQVDAGETLIKIDPQRFALTVQRLDITVNQAATTLKQLQQDRANLAEQVTLARQSQQILVDDLERILKLDRSQATSTSPSARSPCRLARRLCESPPSDNAQRQGRSRTRSFHCWVDCRFGWR encoded by the coding sequence ATGAATCGATTCGTTTCCAAAACACGATGGCTCACACGTTACGTGCTGCCGACAATCATCCTTGTCGGCAGTGCCGTCGCGTTTTACCCCATGGGTTCGACGCCGGAAGTGCCTCGCAAGCCGAAGACTGCCATCAAGGCAACGGTTGTTGAAGTCGCCGAAATCCATGCACTCGATGGACCGCTGACCATCGAAACGACGGGCGAAGTGGTCCTTCATCGCGTGTTGTCGATCGCTTCGGAAGTGGAGGGGCGAATTGTATTCAAGCACCCAAATCTTCGGGTCGGCGAACAGGTTGACGCTGGTGAAACGCTGATAAAAATCGATCCACAGCGATTCGCGTTGACTGTGCAGCGACTTGATATCACGGTGAATCAAGCCGCAACAACACTCAAACAGCTTCAGCAAGATAGGGCGAACCTAGCGGAGCAGGTAACGCTCGCTCGTCAGTCACAACAAATTTTGGTTGATGACCTTGAGCGAATCCTGAAACTCGATCGATCGCAGGCGACATCAACTTCTCCGTCAGCGCGAAGTCCGTGTCGCCTCGCAAGAAGACTTTGCGAAAGCCCGCCGAGCGACAACGCTCAGCGGCAAGGTCGAAGTAGAACGCGGAGTTTTCATTGCTGGGTCGATTGCCGCTTCGGTTGGCGCTGA
- a CDS encoding sulfatase has protein sequence MLNKISLCLFVAAALCGRSHADEKPNIVLLFIDDWAWNGSPVAMDDSLRNSRMPILQMPNIERLAREGMKFRNAYGSPQCSPSRVCVQTGKSSPRSGFTVYLNDRGQDYYDAKGYPEYPVIPCVSDMTIDPDTVTIPEALAPLGYVSAHIGKWHMRGNPGDEGYALHDGDTDNNPGNTLKTGLKEGEIKPRRLPLDLKDPKLMFSVTEKAIRFMEEQTSAGKPFYLQISHYAMHAGQECLPATRDKYADHPLVQAWYKANRKDKDTVRLGDDPAVWFGMADDLDGRIGAVLDRIKELGIEDNTYVVMMSDNGYRHHELHIQPGLTQPHHAHKWWVWQGGIRVPMIVKGPGIEAGGSFAGNVVNYDFLPTFVDWAGGNSGELKNIDGVSLAGYMAGKTPDDAFLNRNLYFHYPHYRETMPHSAVVSGNHKLLHFYERPDVPMLFDLSNDMSEASNIATQQPEQHKKLYDEMTAYFKEVGARIPKPNPDYDAAVYKDDKGYAKRVLWGPFEGERPLEEDEK, from the coding sequence GTGCTCAACAAAATTTCGCTGTGCCTTTTCGTTGCGGCCGCCTTATGCGGTCGGTCCCACGCCGACGAAAAGCCCAACATCGTCCTGCTGTTCATCGACGACTGGGCATGGAACGGATCGCCGGTTGCGATGGACGATTCGCTAAGGAACTCGCGAATGCCAATCTTGCAAATGCCGAACATCGAACGACTCGCTCGGGAAGGCATGAAGTTTCGCAATGCCTATGGGTCTCCACAGTGCTCGCCGTCGCGAGTGTGCGTTCAAACGGGCAAGTCTTCGCCTCGTAGCGGATTCACCGTCTACCTAAATGACCGGGGACAGGATTATTACGACGCGAAAGGCTATCCCGAATACCCGGTTATTCCGTGCGTTTCAGACATGACGATCGATCCCGACACGGTCACCATCCCTGAAGCACTCGCACCGCTTGGCTACGTCAGCGCCCACATCGGCAAGTGGCATATGCGAGGCAACCCTGGCGACGAAGGCTATGCGCTGCACGACGGAGACACGGACAACAACCCAGGTAACACACTAAAGACAGGTCTGAAGGAAGGTGAGATAAAGCCGCGGCGACTTCCTCTGGACTTGAAAGATCCCAAGCTGATGTTCAGCGTCACGGAAAAGGCGATCCGTTTCATGGAGGAACAAACTTCAGCTGGCAAACCGTTCTATCTGCAAATTTCGCACTACGCCATGCACGCCGGGCAAGAATGCCTACCAGCAACTCGCGATAAGTATGCCGATCATCCACTCGTACAAGCATGGTACAAGGCGAATCGCAAAGACAAAGACACCGTCAGACTCGGTGATGACCCGGCGGTTTGGTTTGGGATGGCGGATGATCTCGATGGACGCATCGGTGCGGTCCTGGATCGAATCAAGGAATTAGGAATCGAAGACAACACCTACGTCGTGATGATGTCCGACAACGGTTATCGGCATCATGAACTACACATCCAGCCCGGACTTACCCAGCCGCACCATGCCCACAAGTGGTGGGTTTGGCAGGGCGGCATTCGAGTCCCCATGATCGTGAAGGGTCCGGGAATCGAAGCGGGCGGAAGCTTCGCAGGCAACGTCGTCAACTACGACTTCCTGCCAACCTTTGTCGATTGGGCGGGCGGTAATTCTGGGGAACTGAAGAACATCGACGGCGTCAGTCTTGCCGGCTACATGGCAGGCAAGACTCCGGACGATGCTTTCCTGAATCGCAATCTGTATTTCCACTACCCGCACTACCGCGAAACGATGCCGCACTCAGCAGTCGTCTCGGGTAATCACAAGTTGCTGCATTTCTACGAACGACCCGACGTTCCGATGCTATTCGACTTGTCGAACGACATGAGCGAAGCAAGCAACATCGCGACGCAGCAACCCGAGCAACACAAGAAACTGTACGACGAAATGACTGCGTACTTCAAAGAAGTCGGCGCAAGAATCCCCAAGCCAAATCCCGACTACGACGCGGCCGTTTACAAAGACGACAAAGGATATGCGAAGCGTGTTCTGTGGGGACCGTTTGAAGGCGAACGACCGCTCGAGGAAGACGAAAAGTAG
- a CDS encoding sulfatase family protein translates to MKTTKLVYVTLSLLILGNTAVTVSGVESQQPNIVLLLADDLGGSDLHCYGHPYSRTPNIDSLARDGTRFIQFYATGATCCPARTGLMTSKYPATYPSYPANGGFADRVTVTELLKKQGYDTGHFGKWHIGPVQKPGTYGIDSINSSDEKQGGKKKQLGEERGRDAPIYDDAIKFIEQHKGGPFYVNVWGHISHNPVNPSDRLVKPWSELTVKDSDFPPQMYDKFNAVRKAGGDVDDAMRCYLADVQSLDDNVGRLLKRLDELGLRENTIVVFNSDQGADMTKASLGGLRFNQMGFNGPVRGGKHTHWEGGVRVPWIVRWPGHVPAGRTDKTSVLSGVDWLPTLCAITGIKINANKFDGEDVSAAWLGQGPHLRAKPLLWKTSSPGSESYIREGQWKLRHPTRRNGGEVELYNIAADPAESSNVADQHPDIVKTLSAKVQTWVASLPKDYVKTKDQED, encoded by the coding sequence ATGAAAACAACCAAACTCGTTTACGTCACTTTATCCCTGCTGATTTTGGGTAACACGGCGGTCACGGTATCGGGTGTCGAATCGCAACAGCCCAATATTGTGCTCCTGCTGGCGGACGATCTTGGCGGCAGCGACCTGCATTGCTACGGGCATCCGTATTCACGTACGCCCAATATCGATTCGCTCGCGAGAGACGGCACTCGCTTCATCCAGTTCTATGCGACAGGTGCAACCTGCTGTCCGGCACGCACTGGGTTAATGACCTCCAAATATCCGGCTACCTATCCGTCTTACCCCGCAAATGGCGGCTTCGCGGACCGCGTCACTGTTACCGAATTATTGAAAAAGCAAGGCTATGACACGGGGCATTTCGGCAAGTGGCACATCGGGCCGGTGCAGAAGCCTGGAACCTACGGCATTGATTCAATCAATTCGAGCGATGAGAAACAGGGTGGAAAGAAAAAGCAGCTAGGCGAGGAACGCGGACGCGACGCGCCCATCTACGACGACGCCATCAAGTTTATCGAACAACACAAAGGTGGCCCGTTCTATGTGAACGTGTGGGGTCACATCTCGCACAATCCTGTGAATCCCAGCGACAGGTTGGTGAAACCCTGGAGCGAGCTGACCGTGAAGGACAGCGATTTCCCCCCGCAGATGTACGACAAGTTCAACGCGGTGCGAAAAGCCGGCGGTGACGTGGACGACGCAATGCGTTGTTATCTCGCCGATGTCCAGTCGCTCGACGATAACGTAGGGCGACTGCTTAAGCGACTCGATGAACTCGGACTGCGCGAAAACACCATTGTCGTCTTCAATAGCGATCAGGGCGCAGACATGACCAAGGCATCCCTCGGCGGATTGCGTTTCAATCAAATGGGCTTCAATGGACCGGTTCGTGGCGGCAAACACACGCACTGGGAAGGTGGTGTGCGCGTGCCCTGGATCGTCCGCTGGCCCGGCCATGTTCCCGCTGGACGCACCGACAAGACGTCGGTCCTCAGTGGCGTTGATTGGCTGCCAACGCTGTGCGCGATCACCGGCATCAAGATCAATGCCAACAAATTTGACGGCGAAGACGTCTCGGCTGCTTGGCTTGGTCAAGGACCGCACCTGCGCGCCAAACCTCTGCTTTGGAAAACCAGCTCGCCCGGCAGTGAGTCCTACATTCGCGAAGGCCAATGGAAACTGCGTCATCCCACACGCAGGAACGGTGGTGAAGTCGAGCTTTACAACATCGCAGCTGATCCCGCCGAGTCGAGCAATGTCGCCGATCAACATCCCGACATCGTGAAGACGCTCTCCGCGAAAGTGCAAACCTGGGTCGCCTCCCTTCCCAAGGACTACGTCAAGACGAAGGACCAGGAAGACTAA
- a CDS encoding sulfatase-like hydrolase/transferase: MSTIPKRLILICLIAVPLIALWIGLPAATAAEASTKPNVVYIMSDDVGWGDLSVHGGGVPTPNIDRLFSRGVELTQFMGWCVCSPTRAMLLTGRHPIRVGTGPEVGGELALEETTIAEGFKANGYRTGVFGKWHNGNDPDTPEFRAAFAEAYKTMPNKRLEGGHGVNAHGFDEAWIYYGGGADYFSRVTVKGNGPVSWWHNLDFRPQDEGYTDDLVTQRAIDFIRDSKDQPFFCYVPFHIAHAPLQAKEDDLAAIDPKLAAKLHAASEKTTEEDKRVHAAMLHSMDLNVAAIEAELEELGLSENTILVFTSDNGAMEAGSSLPLRGHKHSIYDGGVRLPTVFYWPKGGLVGGKKWDGLCGALDIFPTLIGMTGSTMPQTRPLDGKDVWPALRDNEPSPVESYYFVWRDEDAIRTDKWKLHRFSSRFELYDTVADEIEANNVADSHPDVVESLTAKMDAWTDSLDLALGHQPAPAKYHAAAAPDGEVLAVTVTISDKAKPRDRLSISLANWNGTQYATDWIEYDIAFSPNVSKRHPYFSTLEGNNSKPFEPLFKLGTGVDQFGRDQVTGPGIADGNSVWEHRIVGLSSTAPGPLGKHGVVFTGGKSGTFTVYLDNLRIRHADGSTTPLWTNRRDTRAGKFQENEFFKDIKVQTIDVAEVSK, translated from the coding sequence ATGTCCACAATCCCGAAACGTTTGATCCTTATTTGCCTAATCGCTGTTCCTCTGATTGCTCTCTGGATTGGGCTACCTGCCGCAACTGCTGCCGAAGCTTCGACAAAGCCAAACGTCGTTTACATCATGTCCGACGATGTGGGGTGGGGAGACCTAAGCGTGCATGGCGGCGGCGTGCCCACGCCGAATATCGATCGGCTTTTCTCGCGAGGCGTGGAACTGACTCAGTTCATGGGCTGGTGCGTGTGCTCGCCGACACGCGCGATGTTGCTAACCGGGCGTCATCCGATCCGCGTCGGGACAGGGCCCGAAGTAGGCGGCGAGTTAGCGTTGGAAGAAACGACCATCGCCGAAGGCTTCAAGGCCAACGGTTATCGCACTGGCGTCTTTGGCAAATGGCACAACGGCAACGATCCCGATACGCCGGAATTCCGCGCCGCCTTCGCCGAAGCCTACAAAACGATGCCCAATAAAAGGCTTGAGGGTGGTCACGGCGTGAACGCACACGGCTTTGACGAAGCGTGGATTTATTACGGTGGCGGGGCGGACTATTTCAGTCGAGTCACGGTCAAAGGCAACGGTCCGGTGTCGTGGTGGCACAACCTTGATTTCCGTCCTCAGGACGAAGGCTATACCGATGATCTTGTCACCCAGCGTGCCATCGACTTCATCCGCGACAGTAAGGACCAGCCGTTCTTTTGTTACGTTCCGTTCCACATTGCTCACGCGCCGCTGCAAGCGAAAGAGGACGATCTCGCTGCCATCGATCCGAAACTTGCCGCTAAGCTTCACGCCGCCAGTGAAAAAACAACTGAAGAGGATAAACGGGTCCACGCGGCGATGCTTCATTCGATGGACTTGAATGTAGCCGCGATTGAGGCCGAGCTTGAAGAGTTAGGTTTGAGCGAGAACACGATCCTGGTTTTCACCAGCGACAACGGGGCGATGGAGGCTGGTAGCAGCCTTCCCTTGCGAGGCCACAAGCACTCGATCTATGACGGTGGCGTGCGTTTACCGACAGTGTTCTATTGGCCCAAAGGCGGATTGGTGGGTGGCAAGAAATGGGACGGACTCTGCGGCGCGCTGGACATTTTCCCCACGCTGATAGGAATGACCGGTTCGACGATGCCACAAACTCGACCTCTCGACGGCAAGGACGTTTGGCCAGCGCTTCGCGATAACGAGCCCAGCCCTGTCGAAAGTTACTACTTTGTTTGGCGCGACGAAGACGCGATTCGCACTGACAAGTGGAAGCTGCACCGCTTCTCGAGTCGCTTTGAACTCTATGACACCGTCGCGGACGAAATTGAAGCAAACAACGTCGCAGATTCTCATCCCGATGTTGTTGAGTCGCTCACTGCCAAGATGGACGCTTGGACTGATTCACTCGATCTCGCCCTTGGCCATCAGCCCGCGCCAGCGAAGTATCACGCCGCCGCCGCACCCGATGGCGAAGTGCTTGCCGTTACCGTTACGATTTCGGACAAGGCTAAACCACGGGATCGACTTTCAATCTCGTTGGCGAATTGGAATGGCACCCAGTACGCGACCGATTGGATCGAGTACGACATCGCTTTCTCGCCAAATGTGTCTAAACGACATCCCTATTTCTCTACGCTCGAGGGCAACAATTCAAAACCTTTTGAGCCACTCTTCAAACTCGGAACTGGCGTGGATCAGTTTGGTCGAGATCAAGTCACCGGTCCCGGCATCGCGGATGGCAATAGCGTGTGGGAGCATCGGATCGTAGGCCTAAGCAGCACCGCACCGGGACCGTTGGGCAAACACGGCGTCGTGTTTACCGGCGGAAAGTCTGGCACGTTTACAGTCTATCTTGACAACCTTCGCATCCGTCATGCCGACGGCAGTACGACCCCGCTGTGGACCAACCGCAGGGACACACGTGCCGGAAAGTTTCAGGAAAACGAGTTTTTCAAGGACATCAAGGTTCAAACGATTGACGTCGCGGAAGTCAGCAAGTAA